The Crassaminicella indica genomic interval TATTAGGTACTATTATTGGTACAATATTGGAAAAATCAGGCGCTGCTATAACTATGGCTGATACAGTTTTAAAAGTAGTTGGAGAAAAACGCCCAGGATTAGCTATGAGTATTATAGGATATATTGTATCTATACCTGTTTTTTGTGATTCAGGTTATGTTATTTTATCATCTTTAAAAAGATCTTTAGCAAAGAGAACTAAAAGTTCTTCAGTAATGATGTCAGTTGCTTTAGCTACAGGTCTTTATGCTACTCATACTTTAGTTCCTCCAACACCAGGACCTATAGCAGCAGCTGGGAATTTAGGATTAGAAAATAGTTTAGGATTAGTTATTATAGTTGGAATTATTATTTCTGTTATAACAATGTTAGCAGGGTATTTTTGGGCTACTATAAGTGGGAAAAAATATAAATCTAATGAGGATTTTGAAGAACTAGATATAAATTATGAAGATATAAAAAATCAATATGAGAGTTTACCTAGTCCTTTGAAGGCATTTGCACCGATTATTGTACCAATTATATTAATAACACTTGGTTCAATTGCAGCTTTTCCTACACATCCTTTTGGAGATGGTACATTATTTACTATTTTTAGTTTTTTAGGTAAACCAATAAATGCACTTTTCATTGGATTTTTATTTGCATTATCGTTATTACCTAAGCTAAACGAGGAAACACTTAGTGGTTGGATAGGAGAAGGTTTAAAGAGTGCAGCAATTATAATTATGGTAACTGGTGCAGGTGGGGCCTTAGGGCAGGTATTAAAATCGACTCCAATTGGAGACTATTTAGGAATTACATTAGCAAAATATCATTTAGGTATCTTTTTACCATTTATAATAGCTGCTGCTTTAAAGACTGCACAAGGTTCATCAACAGTAGCTCTTGTTACAACCTCTGCTTTAGTAGCACCATTACTTTCAAGCTTAGGTTTGGCATCTGAAATGGGTAGAGTATTTACAGTTATGGCAATAGGAGCAGGAGCTATGACAGTTTCACATGCCAATGATAGCTTCTTTTGGGTAGTTACTCAGTTTAGTGGAATGGATGTATATACAGCATATAGATCTCAAACTATTGCTACATTGGTACAGGGGTTAGTAACAATAGCTGTAGTTGCTTTATTATCATTTATTTTTGTTTAAATTATAGATAAACAGCTTCAAAACTCACTTTGTTCAAATAATGAAGGTTATTAACGTATTTTTCATGTAATTTCAGTAAGTTTTTTTACAAAAGTTATCAAAGTTATTCACTTATCTTTATATATTTCTTTTTAATGTTGATGTTGTTTATCTATATATATTATACAAATAGAAAGGTTATAAGAGTAAAGAAAGCCTTCTTTACTCTTATTATTTGGTTTAAAGAAATTTCTTAAAGAGTGTAATAAAAAATAATATGAGGTGATGATAGTGTGGAAACATAAAGTATCAATAGAATTAGCAGAGAAAATAGTTAAAATGATACATGATGTTACTGGTAATAATGTTAATTTTATGGGTGAGGGTGGAGAAATTATAGCAACAATGCAACCAGATAGACTTGGGACAATACATCAAGGAGCATTAAGGATAATGAATGGAGAAATTGATGAATTGGCTATAACAAAAGAAGAAGCAGAAAAAATTGATGGAGTAAAGGCAGGCTACAATGGAGTAATAAAACTTGATGATGAAAGAATAGGTTGCATTGGGATAACTGGAGATCCACAAATTGTCAAGTCACTCCAGAAAATGGCTGCAATAGTAGTAATAGAAGAAATAAGAAAAGAAAGGGACAGTAAAAGGCAAAAAGATCTGATAGAAAAAATATCACTTGAAATTAAAGAAGTAACTTCTGCTTTGGAAGCGATTACGACAGGTGCAGAAAATATATTAAGTGAAACTCAACAAATAGAAGTTATTACAAAAGAAACAGAAATGAATATAAGCAATATAAGTCAAGTATTAGATTTTATAAATAATATCTCTAAACAAACAAACTTATTAGGACTTAATGCAGCAATAGAAGCAGCTAGAGCAGGAGAAGTAGGAAAAGGATTTGCAGTTGTTGCTGAGGAGATAAGAAAACTATCAATAAATTCTTCTGAAAGTGTCAACAATATTAATGAAATTTTAAATAATGTAAGTTCTTCAATAATGCAGTTATCAACGGGAATTGAAAAAAATTCACAAGTGATTGAAAAATTGACTTCAGCATTACAACAAATTTCGATTAGTATTATTAATATTAATAATGATTCACAAAATTTAATTACTATAAATCAAGAAAAGTATTAGATATATTTTGAGTGTGTAAATAGAGAAAATAAAGATTATAAATAATAAAGCCCCCATCTTGATATAAGATGGGGGCTATTTGCTACTTATTAAAGATATTTATTGTATGGGTTGTGAGATCTATGTTAGAATGTTTTCATAGCATTATAAAATAAGTTAAATTATATTAAGGAGTGAAGAGCACAGTTTTATGTATGCTAAATGGTTAGATAAACTGAAAAATGTTAAGCTATTTGAAAATATTGAATCAGATGAATTGAATAGGATGCTGCTTTGTTTAAAACCAAAGGTAGTATTTTATAAAAAGAAAGAGTATGTAACTATGTCAGAAGATGAATTTATAGGAATAGGAATTGTTATCAAAGGTGAAGTAATTGTTACAAAAGAAAATGCTGCAGGTGATAGAGTGATTATGGCAAAATTAAAAGAGAACAGTATATTTGGTGAGACAATTGCTTTTTCTAATAATGATAAATGGCCTGCTTCAGTAATTGCTTCAACAGATTGTACTGTATTATTTTTACCACCTGATAAAATTGTAGGAAATTGTCCTAGAATGTGTATTGGGCATAAATTATTGATACAAAATATGTTAAGAATAGTTTCGCAAAAGGCTATTGAGCTTAATAGAAAGATAGAATATTTATCTATGAAAAGTATAAGAAGCAAAATAAGTGCATATTTATTAGAACAATACAATATTGTTGGAAAAAATAAATTTATGATCTCTTTAAAAAGAAATGAACTAGCTGAATTTTTAAATGTATCTAGACCATCATTGTCTAGAGAAATAATTAAAATGAAAGAAGAAGGTATTATTGATTTTTATAAATCTTCCTTTGAAATTATTGATATTGAAGCATTAAAATTAAATATATAGTTTGAATATGAATATATTAGATTAAAACGGTTGAATGAAATACTTGAGCAACCGTTTTTTTTATATAAAAAAAATTGCGTAACATAGGATACGGAAATAAAAAAATGCAGATGATACAATAAGGATAACAAAAACAACTTATTCATAGTAGATAAGTAAATCTGTGGGGTGAAAAAATGGAGAAAAAATATTTTGATATTAAAGATACATTATTTGATATTACTGAAAAATATAAAGAAGCGATTGATCTGTTAGTTTCAGTAGGCTTTGATAACATAAAAGATGAAAAGCAAAGAAAGACAATTGGAAAAGCAATCACATTAGAAACAGCATTAAAAATGAAAAAAATAAATGCAGATACTTTTATAAAAAGATTAATAGATATGATTGAAGATAAGCAAAATAATATAGACAAGTTATCAGAAGTAAATGAAATAGCAAAAAATACAGATGTGAAAATTGAAGGAATATTGCCGTGTCCTGTAAGAGTACCATTGATGGAAGCTTTTCAGGAGTGGTTAGAAGAAAATGAGGATAAATTAGATATTACGATAGGATATGAATTGAAGGCTGCGTCTATGGGTGTGGATTGGTTAAAAACATCTTTAGAAAAAACAGGAGATGCAGATGTACTAGCAGACATATTTATATCAGCTGGGTTTGATTTGTTTTTCGATAAGGATTTAATTGGAAAATATAAAGCTGAAGATGTATTTGAAGATATTACGGGGATGGAGCATTATAATAAAGATTTTGAAAATGAATATATAAGTTTAAAAGACCCAGACAAGCAGTATTCAATGATAGGAGTTGTACCAGCAGTGTTTTTAGTAAATACAGAAGAATTGAACGGACTTAAAATGCCTACAAGCTGGGAAGATATATTAAGTGAAGAATTTGAAAATAAAGTAAGCTTGCCAATAGGAGATTTTGACCTATTTAATGCTATATTATTAAATATTTATAAAAAATATGGTGAATACGGTGTGAAAAAATTGGGTAAAAGTTTATTAAAGAGTATGCATCCATCAGAAATGGTTAAATCTCATATCAAAAAATCAGAAAAACCAATTGTTACAATAATGCCTTATTTTTTCACAAAGATGATTAAAAGAGATGGCCCGATGAAAGCTGTATGGCCAAAGGATGGTGCTATTATTAGTCCAATATTTATGCTAACTAAAAAAGAGAAAAAAGAAAAATTAAAACCAATTGTAGATTTTTTCGCATCAAAGAAAGTTGGAGAAATATTATCACACAATGGAAAATTTCCAAGTGTAAATCCTAATGTGGATAATATGATTTCAAGTGAACATAAATATATGTGGATTGGTTGGGATTATATTAAAAAGAATGATATAGG includes:
- a CDS encoding GntP family permease; amino-acid sequence: MVQGSILLVILLLGIGFIVLSTSKWKLHPFISLILAAYGIAFAAGMPVLEIGKTIRNGFGGILSYIGIVIILGTIIGTILEKSGAAITMADTVLKVVGEKRPGLAMSIIGYIVSIPVFCDSGYVILSSLKRSLAKRTKSSSVMMSVALATGLYATHTLVPPTPGPIAAAGNLGLENSLGLVIIVGIIISVITMLAGYFWATISGKKYKSNEDFEELDINYEDIKNQYESLPSPLKAFAPIIVPIILITLGSIAAFPTHPFGDGTLFTIFSFLGKPINALFIGFLFALSLLPKLNEETLSGWIGEGLKSAAIIIMVTGAGGALGQVLKSTPIGDYLGITLAKYHLGIFLPFIIAAALKTAQGSSTVALVTTSALVAPLLSSLGLASEMGRVFTVMAIGAGAMTVSHANDSFFWVVTQFSGMDVYTAYRSQTIATLVQGLVTIAVVALLSFIFV
- a CDS encoding sugar diacid recognition domain-containing protein, yielding MWKHKVSIELAEKIVKMIHDVTGNNVNFMGEGGEIIATMQPDRLGTIHQGALRIMNGEIDELAITKEEAEKIDGVKAGYNGVIKLDDERIGCIGITGDPQIVKSLQKMAAIVVIEEIRKERDSKRQKDLIEKISLEIKEVTSALEAITTGAENILSETQQIEVITKETEMNISNISQVLDFINNISKQTNLLGLNAAIEAARAGEVGKGFAVVAEEIRKLSINSSESVNNINEILNNVSSSIMQLSTGIEKNSQVIEKLTSALQQISISIININNDSQNLITINQEKY
- a CDS encoding Crp/Fnr family transcriptional regulator, yielding MYAKWLDKLKNVKLFENIESDELNRMLLCLKPKVVFYKKKEYVTMSEDEFIGIGIVIKGEVIVTKENAAGDRVIMAKLKENSIFGETIAFSNNDKWPASVIASTDCTVLFLPPDKIVGNCPRMCIGHKLLIQNMLRIVSQKAIELNRKIEYLSMKSIRSKISAYLLEQYNIVGKNKFMISLKRNELAEFLNVSRPSLSREIIKMKEEGIIDFYKSSFEIIDIEALKLNI
- a CDS encoding ABC transporter substrate-binding protein, which translates into the protein MEKKYFDIKDTLFDITEKYKEAIDLLVSVGFDNIKDEKQRKTIGKAITLETALKMKKINADTFIKRLIDMIEDKQNNIDKLSEVNEIAKNTDVKIEGILPCPVRVPLMEAFQEWLEENEDKLDITIGYELKAASMGVDWLKTSLEKTGDADVLADIFISAGFDLFFDKDLIGKYKAEDVFEDITGMEHYNKDFENEYISLKDPDKQYSMIGVVPAVFLVNTEELNGLKMPTSWEDILSEEFENKVSLPIGDFDLFNAILLNIYKKYGEYGVKKLGKSLLKSMHPSEMVKSHIKKSEKPIVTIMPYFFTKMIKRDGPMKAVWPKDGAIISPIFMLTKKEKKEKLKPIVDFFASKKVGEILSHNGKFPSVNPNVDNMISSEHKYMWIGWDYIKKNDIGSLINKCEKLFNEAVSEV